One genomic window of Eleginops maclovinus isolate JMC-PN-2008 ecotype Puerto Natales chromosome 12, JC_Emac_rtc_rv5, whole genome shotgun sequence includes the following:
- the prodhb gene encoding proline dehydrogenase 1, mitochondrial → MAYGLWRFTSSVSYSLMFNVKTVPALTRAGADIPYRWLLSSRRVRSSTATTHTEQQDGASSRSNAQHDPEFPGQPGRGGRDGNITAAANEISVDFEQSQVAYKSKDSLELLRSLVVFKLCSFDFLVDKNKEIMDLGKKILGQGAFDQFMKMTFYGQFVAGEDHVAIRPLIQKNQAFGVGSVLDYSVEEDISQEEAEQKEMDSRVSAAEKEIGEDHREEKLFRDRRGGVSGACTYFYADEAKCDQHMETFIKCIKASGGSSMDGFTAIKMTALGRPQFLLQFSEVLVKWRRFFSFLVSQQGSEGMQALEQRLELKQLQEFLTKLGAKGDMYGWFAGKSEEIPGTIDVLDWNSLIDDRTRISDLLVVPNVELGELEPLLKKFNTEEEKQLKRMLQRMDTLVKHAIENGVRLMVDAEQTYLQPAISRLTLEMQRIYNREKPVVLNTYQCYLKEAYDNIAMDVELSRREGWHFAAKLVRGAYMYQERERANDLDYEDPINPNYESTNMMYHRCLDYVLDEIALDRNANVMVASHNEDTVKHTLRRMNVLGLLPTENKVYFGQLLGMCDQISFPLAQAGFPVYKYVPYGPVSEVMPYLSRRAHENRGFMKGAQKERELLWKELKRRLASGELLYRPAY, encoded by the exons ATGGCATATGGTCTGTGGAGATTCACTTCCTCTGTGTCCTACAGCCTGATGTTTAATGTCAAAACCGTGCCGGCCCTAACGCGGGCTGGGGCGGACATTCCCTACAGGTGGCTCCTATCCAGCCGAAGGGTCCGGTCCTCAACTGCGACGACCCACACGGAGCAGCAGGACGGTGCCAGCAGCCGCAGCAACGCTCAACATGACCCGGAGTTTCCCGGACAGCCgggcagaggagggagagacgGAAACATCACTGCCGCTGCTAATGAGATCTCCGTAGACTTTGAGCAGTCACAGGTGGCTTATAAGAGCAAAGACTCACTAGAGCTGCTCAGGAGTTTGGTGGTCTTCAAACTCTGCTCCTTTGACTTCCTggttgataaaaataaagag ATAATGGATCTAGGTAAGAAGATCCTGGGCCAGGGCGCCTTTGACCAGTTCATGAAGATGACGTTTTATGGACAGTTTGTGGCCGGTGAGGACCACGTGGCCATCAGGCCGCTGATCCAGAAGAATCAGGCCTTTGGCGTTGGCTCTGTCCTGGATTACAGCGTGGAGGAAGACATTAGCCAGGAGGAGGCCGAGCAGAAAGAGATGGA TTCACGTGTGtctgctgcagaaaaagagatAG GTGAGgaccacagagaggaaaaactgTTCAGGGACCGGCGCGGGGGTGTGTCTGGAGCCTGCACGTATTTCTACGCAGATGAGGCCAAATGTGACCAGCATATGGAGACCTTCATCAAATGCATCAAAGCATCTG GTGGGAGCTCAATGGACGGTTTTACTGCTATTAAAATGACTGCTCTGGGACGACCTCAGTTTCTG CTCCAGTTCTCAGAAGTCCTGGTGAAATGGCGACGATTTTTCTCCTTCTTGGTATCACAGCAGGGGAGCGAGGGCATGCAGGCTTTAGAGCAGAGGCTGGAGCTGAAACAACTGCAG GAATTCCTAACTAAACTGGGAGCAAAAGGTGACATGTATGGCTGGTTTGCTGGAAAAAGTGAGGAAATTCCAGG AACCATTGACGTGCTCGACTGGAACAGCCTGATAGATGACAGAACAAGGATTTCGGACCTGCTGGTGGTCCCCAATGTAGAG CTAGGGGAGCTGGAGCCTCTGCTGAAGAAGTTCAACACAGAAGAGGAGAAACAGTTGAAGAGGATGTTGCAGCGCATGGACACCTTAGTCAAG CATGCTATAGAGAATGGCGTTCGCTTGATGGTGGATGCAGAGCAAACGTACCTCCAGCCGGCTATCAGCAGACTGACATTGGAGATGCAGAGGATCTACAACAGAGAGAAGCCTGTCGTCCTCAACACCTACCAATGTTATCTCAAG GAGGCCTATGATAATATTGCCATGGACGTAGAATTGTCTCGACGTGAGGGATGGCATTTTGCTGCCAAACTGGTGCGAGGGGCTTATATGTATCAGGAACGAGAGCGGGCTAATGACCTCGATTATGAAGACCCCATTAACCCAAATTATGAGTCCACCAATATGATGTACCACAG GTGCCTGGACTACGTGCTGGATGAGATTGCGCTGGACAGAAATGCCAACGTTATGGTGGCTTCCCATAATGAGGACACGGTAAAACACACCTTGAGGAg AATGAATGTGCTGGGTCTCTTACCGACAGAGAACAAGGTATACTTCGGTCAACTCCTGGGCATGTGTGATCAGATCAGCTTCCCACTGG CCCAGGCAGGCTTCCCTGTCTATAAGTACGTCCCCTATGGACCGGTGAGCGAGGTGATGCCCTACCTGTCTCGGAGAGCCCATGAGAACCGGGGCTTCATGAAGGGAGCCCAAAAGGAGCGGGAGCTtctgtggaaggagctgaaacgCAGACTAGCCTCTGGGGAGCTTCTCTACAGACCAGCatactga